The following are encoded in a window of Castanea sativa cultivar Marrone di Chiusa Pesio chromosome 9, ASM4071231v1 genomic DNA:
- the LOC142609659 gene encoding uncharacterized protein LOC142609659 isoform X1: MGAGRKTQTFIVNENAPSTAIRNLRKSHLGGVIFGCKNSTMKECLFKQLFGLPAQHFSYVKNIDPGLPLFLFNYSDRKLHGIFEAASNGQMNINPYGWTTDGSERTPYPAQVQIRVRLRCQPLLENQFKPIISDNYYSQNHFWFELDHAQASKLMSLLSSLVVAPTASVPQNTAKWKTIFQALPPNDAGEEGEGFKPLSLETEHTNYSSRKSDSTVVAASFDGNYQPLGARLDSKLIKQDEKDIIFMKLKELSLQPVSSSSNGTSFPCNSQVEGQVIGSRPNGSVCDLPIERKELAVPMSGIVDDTAVLNGIQLEDKGFQVEPTGVEEKNEECRHSSSEDQSIIAQLIQEVQELKAFRAEQIQKTSILEQKLMEAEMEIQQLKDCCMMMLEPVSNPSVALVNETASEVIDELHLDHNESASEVIDELHLDQNESVNEVIDELHLDHNESVFLAGGYDGKSWLSALDSYFPSHDVIKSLKPMSCARSYFSAARLNNDLYVFGGGSGQDGSEWYDTVESYSLANDQWTSRPSLNQKKGSLAGATIDNKIFAIGGGNNVECFSNVEMLDLDIGRWITTRSMLQKRFAVGAVELNGALYATGGYDGKDYLMSAERFDPREHSWTKIASMKTKRGSHSLVVLNEKLYALGGFDGSRMVSSVEIFDPRLGSWMSGEPMKNPRGYFAAGVINESIFVMGGIKFGQNILETVETYKDGQDWQETQTRSIGKRCFLSAIVL; encoded by the exons ATGGGTGCAGGGAGGAAAACACAAACATTTATTGTTAATGAAAATGCACCTTCTACAGCTATCAGAAATTTGAGGAAGAGTCACCTGGGTGGTGTCATATTTGGTTGCAAGAACAGTACCATGAAAGAATGCTTATTTAAACAACTCTTTG GCTTACCAGCTCAACACTTTTCATATGTGAAGAATATTGATCCTGGCTTGCCACTGTTCCTATTCAACTACAGTGATAGAAAACTTCATGGAATCTTCGAGGCTGCTAGCAATGGCCAAATGAATATTAACCCCTATGGCTGGACCACTGATGGTTCAGAGAGGACACCATATCCTGCACAG GTTCAGATTCGTGTCCGCCTACGGTGCCAACCACTACTTGAAAATCAGTTTAAACCAATAATTTCTGACAACTATTACTCTCAGAACCATTTCTGGTTTGAGCTAGATCATGCTCAAGCAAGTAAGCTCATGTCATTATTATCATCTTTAGTGGTTGCTCCAACTGCTTCTGTACCACAGAATACTGCAAAGTGGAAAACTATTTTTCAAGCACTTCCCCCAAATGACGCTGGAGAGGAAGGTGAAGGGTTTAAGCCACTTTCTTTGGAAACTGAGCATACGAATTACTCAAGTCGGAAATCAGATTCTACAGTTGTTGCTGCTTCGTTTGATGGAAATTACCAGCCATTGGGAGCTCGCTTGGACTCAAAGCTAATTAAACAAGATGAGAAAGACATTATATTCATGAAATTGAAAGAATTGTCACTTCAGCCagtgagctctagctcaaatggcacctccttCCCCTGTAATAGTCAGGTGGAGGGTCAAGTCATAGGTTCAAGACCCAATGGTTCAGTGTGTGACTTACCaattgaaagaaaagaattggCTGTTCCAATGTCAGGTATTGTAGACGATACTGCTGTTCTGAATGGTATTCAGTTGGAGGACAAAGGTTTTCAAGTGGAACCAACAGGTGTAGAAGAGAAGAATGAAGAGTGTCGTCATTCATCATCTGAGGATCAGTCGATCATAGCTCAG TTGATTCAAGAGGTGCAAGAACTAAAGGCCTTTAGAGCAGAACAAATTCAGAAGACGAGTATTTTGGAGCAGAAGCTG ATGGAGGCTGAAATGGAAATTCAGCAGTTGAAAGATTGTTGTATGATGATGTTGGAACCTGTGTCCAATCCTTCTGTGGCACTTGTAAATGAGACAGCTAGTGAGGTGATTGATGAGCTCCATTTGGATCATAATGAGTCAGCTAGTGAGGTGATTGATGAGCTGCATTTGGATCAGAATGAGTCAGTTAATGAGGTTATTGATGAGCTCCATTTGGATCATAATGAGTCAGTATTTCTAGCAGGAGGATATGATGGTAAATCATGGTTGTCAGCATTAGATTCATATTTTCCTTCTCATGATGTGATCAAATCTCTTAAGCCAATGAGCTGTGCCCGTTCATATTTTTCGGCTGCACGGTTGAATAATGATCTTTACGTATTTGGAGGTGGTTCAGGTCAAGACGGTTCTGAGTGGTATGACACAG TTGAGTCATACAGCCTAGCAAATGATCAGTGGACCTCACGCCCTTCACTGAATCAGAAAAAGGGAAGTTTAGCTGGAGCTACTATAGATAACAAAATATTTGCCATTGGTGGGGGGAACAATGTGGAATGCTTTTCAAATGTTGAAATGCTTGATTTAGACATTGGAAGATGGATCACAACACGGTCAATGCTACAAAAG CGCTTCGCTGTTGGTGCAGTGGAACTGAACGGCGCTCTTTATGCTACTGGTGGTTATGATGGGAAGGATTACTTGAT GTCTGCTGAAAGATTTGACCCTAGAGAACACTCTTGGACCAAAATTGCGAGTATGAAGACAAAGAGGGGCAGCCATTCCCTGGTGGTTTTGAATGAAAagtt ATATGCTCTTGGTGGATTTGATGGAAGTAGAATGGTTTCAAGTGTTGAAATATTTGATCCCCGTCTTGGGTCATGGATGAGTGGGGAACCAATGAAAAATCCTAGGGGATATTTTGCTGCTGGTGTCATCAACGAATCTATCTTTGTAATGGGAGGGATTAAATTTGGCCAAAACATTCTTGAGACG GTTGAAACCTACAAGGATGGTCAGGATTGGCAGGAAACTCAGACAAGGTCCATTGGGAAAAGGTGCTTCCTGTCAGCTATTGTTctataa
- the LOC142609659 gene encoding uncharacterized protein LOC142609659 isoform X2 yields MGAGRKTQTFIVNENAPSTAIRNLRKSHLGGVIFGCKNSTMKECLFKQLFGLPAQHFSYVKNIDPGLPLFLFNYSDRKLHGIFEAASNGQMNINPYGWTTDGSERTPYPAQNTAKWKTIFQALPPNDAGEEGEGFKPLSLETEHTNYSSRKSDSTVVAASFDGNYQPLGARLDSKLIKQDEKDIIFMKLKELSLQPVSSSSNGTSFPCNSQVEGQVIGSRPNGSVCDLPIERKELAVPMSGIVDDTAVLNGIQLEDKGFQVEPTGVEEKNEECRHSSSEDQSIIAQLIQEVQELKAFRAEQIQKTSILEQKLMEAEMEIQQLKDCCMMMLEPVSNPSVALVNETASEVIDELHLDHNESASEVIDELHLDQNESVNEVIDELHLDHNESVFLAGGYDGKSWLSALDSYFPSHDVIKSLKPMSCARSYFSAARLNNDLYVFGGGSGQDGSEWYDTVESYSLANDQWTSRPSLNQKKGSLAGATIDNKIFAIGGGNNVECFSNVEMLDLDIGRWITTRSMLQKRFAVGAVELNGALYATGGYDGKDYLMSAERFDPREHSWTKIASMKTKRGSHSLVVLNEKLYALGGFDGSRMVSSVEIFDPRLGSWMSGEPMKNPRGYFAAGVINESIFVMGGIKFGQNILETVETYKDGQDWQETQTRSIGKRCFLSAIVL; encoded by the exons ATGGGTGCAGGGAGGAAAACACAAACATTTATTGTTAATGAAAATGCACCTTCTACAGCTATCAGAAATTTGAGGAAGAGTCACCTGGGTGGTGTCATATTTGGTTGCAAGAACAGTACCATGAAAGAATGCTTATTTAAACAACTCTTTG GCTTACCAGCTCAACACTTTTCATATGTGAAGAATATTGATCCTGGCTTGCCACTGTTCCTATTCAACTACAGTGATAGAAAACTTCATGGAATCTTCGAGGCTGCTAGCAATGGCCAAATGAATATTAACCCCTATGGCTGGACCACTGATGGTTCAGAGAGGACACCATATCCTGCACAG AATACTGCAAAGTGGAAAACTATTTTTCAAGCACTTCCCCCAAATGACGCTGGAGAGGAAGGTGAAGGGTTTAAGCCACTTTCTTTGGAAACTGAGCATACGAATTACTCAAGTCGGAAATCAGATTCTACAGTTGTTGCTGCTTCGTTTGATGGAAATTACCAGCCATTGGGAGCTCGCTTGGACTCAAAGCTAATTAAACAAGATGAGAAAGACATTATATTCATGAAATTGAAAGAATTGTCACTTCAGCCagtgagctctagctcaaatggcacctccttCCCCTGTAATAGTCAGGTGGAGGGTCAAGTCATAGGTTCAAGACCCAATGGTTCAGTGTGTGACTTACCaattgaaagaaaagaattggCTGTTCCAATGTCAGGTATTGTAGACGATACTGCTGTTCTGAATGGTATTCAGTTGGAGGACAAAGGTTTTCAAGTGGAACCAACAGGTGTAGAAGAGAAGAATGAAGAGTGTCGTCATTCATCATCTGAGGATCAGTCGATCATAGCTCAG TTGATTCAAGAGGTGCAAGAACTAAAGGCCTTTAGAGCAGAACAAATTCAGAAGACGAGTATTTTGGAGCAGAAGCTG ATGGAGGCTGAAATGGAAATTCAGCAGTTGAAAGATTGTTGTATGATGATGTTGGAACCTGTGTCCAATCCTTCTGTGGCACTTGTAAATGAGACAGCTAGTGAGGTGATTGATGAGCTCCATTTGGATCATAATGAGTCAGCTAGTGAGGTGATTGATGAGCTGCATTTGGATCAGAATGAGTCAGTTAATGAGGTTATTGATGAGCTCCATTTGGATCATAATGAGTCAGTATTTCTAGCAGGAGGATATGATGGTAAATCATGGTTGTCAGCATTAGATTCATATTTTCCTTCTCATGATGTGATCAAATCTCTTAAGCCAATGAGCTGTGCCCGTTCATATTTTTCGGCTGCACGGTTGAATAATGATCTTTACGTATTTGGAGGTGGTTCAGGTCAAGACGGTTCTGAGTGGTATGACACAG TTGAGTCATACAGCCTAGCAAATGATCAGTGGACCTCACGCCCTTCACTGAATCAGAAAAAGGGAAGTTTAGCTGGAGCTACTATAGATAACAAAATATTTGCCATTGGTGGGGGGAACAATGTGGAATGCTTTTCAAATGTTGAAATGCTTGATTTAGACATTGGAAGATGGATCACAACACGGTCAATGCTACAAAAG CGCTTCGCTGTTGGTGCAGTGGAACTGAACGGCGCTCTTTATGCTACTGGTGGTTATGATGGGAAGGATTACTTGAT GTCTGCTGAAAGATTTGACCCTAGAGAACACTCTTGGACCAAAATTGCGAGTATGAAGACAAAGAGGGGCAGCCATTCCCTGGTGGTTTTGAATGAAAagtt ATATGCTCTTGGTGGATTTGATGGAAGTAGAATGGTTTCAAGTGTTGAAATATTTGATCCCCGTCTTGGGTCATGGATGAGTGGGGAACCAATGAAAAATCCTAGGGGATATTTTGCTGCTGGTGTCATCAACGAATCTATCTTTGTAATGGGAGGGATTAAATTTGGCCAAAACATTCTTGAGACG GTTGAAACCTACAAGGATGGTCAGGATTGGCAGGAAACTCAGACAAGGTCCATTGGGAAAAGGTGCTTCCTGTCAGCTATTGTTctataa
- the LOC142609659 gene encoding uncharacterized protein LOC142609659 isoform X3 — protein MNINPYGWTTDGSERTPYPAQVQIRVRLRCQPLLENQFKPIISDNYYSQNHFWFELDHAQASKLMSLLSSLVVAPTASVPQNTAKWKTIFQALPPNDAGEEGEGFKPLSLETEHTNYSSRKSDSTVVAASFDGNYQPLGARLDSKLIKQDEKDIIFMKLKELSLQPVSSSSNGTSFPCNSQVEGQVIGSRPNGSVCDLPIERKELAVPMSGIVDDTAVLNGIQLEDKGFQVEPTGVEEKNEECRHSSSEDQSIIAQLIQEVQELKAFRAEQIQKTSILEQKLMEAEMEIQQLKDCCMMMLEPVSNPSVALVNETASEVIDELHLDHNESASEVIDELHLDQNESVNEVIDELHLDHNESVFLAGGYDGKSWLSALDSYFPSHDVIKSLKPMSCARSYFSAARLNNDLYVFGGGSGQDGSEWYDTVESYSLANDQWTSRPSLNQKKGSLAGATIDNKIFAIGGGNNVECFSNVEMLDLDIGRWITTRSMLQKRFAVGAVELNGALYATGGYDGKDYLMSAERFDPREHSWTKIASMKTKRGSHSLVVLNEKLYALGGFDGSRMVSSVEIFDPRLGSWMSGEPMKNPRGYFAAGVINESIFVMGGIKFGQNILETVETYKDGQDWQETQTRSIGKRCFLSAIVL, from the exons ATGAATATTAACCCCTATGGCTGGACCACTGATGGTTCAGAGAGGACACCATATCCTGCACAG GTTCAGATTCGTGTCCGCCTACGGTGCCAACCACTACTTGAAAATCAGTTTAAACCAATAATTTCTGACAACTATTACTCTCAGAACCATTTCTGGTTTGAGCTAGATCATGCTCAAGCAAGTAAGCTCATGTCATTATTATCATCTTTAGTGGTTGCTCCAACTGCTTCTGTACCACAGAATACTGCAAAGTGGAAAACTATTTTTCAAGCACTTCCCCCAAATGACGCTGGAGAGGAAGGTGAAGGGTTTAAGCCACTTTCTTTGGAAACTGAGCATACGAATTACTCAAGTCGGAAATCAGATTCTACAGTTGTTGCTGCTTCGTTTGATGGAAATTACCAGCCATTGGGAGCTCGCTTGGACTCAAAGCTAATTAAACAAGATGAGAAAGACATTATATTCATGAAATTGAAAGAATTGTCACTTCAGCCagtgagctctagctcaaatggcacctccttCCCCTGTAATAGTCAGGTGGAGGGTCAAGTCATAGGTTCAAGACCCAATGGTTCAGTGTGTGACTTACCaattgaaagaaaagaattggCTGTTCCAATGTCAGGTATTGTAGACGATACTGCTGTTCTGAATGGTATTCAGTTGGAGGACAAAGGTTTTCAAGTGGAACCAACAGGTGTAGAAGAGAAGAATGAAGAGTGTCGTCATTCATCATCTGAGGATCAGTCGATCATAGCTCAG TTGATTCAAGAGGTGCAAGAACTAAAGGCCTTTAGAGCAGAACAAATTCAGAAGACGAGTATTTTGGAGCAGAAGCTG ATGGAGGCTGAAATGGAAATTCAGCAGTTGAAAGATTGTTGTATGATGATGTTGGAACCTGTGTCCAATCCTTCTGTGGCACTTGTAAATGAGACAGCTAGTGAGGTGATTGATGAGCTCCATTTGGATCATAATGAGTCAGCTAGTGAGGTGATTGATGAGCTGCATTTGGATCAGAATGAGTCAGTTAATGAGGTTATTGATGAGCTCCATTTGGATCATAATGAGTCAGTATTTCTAGCAGGAGGATATGATGGTAAATCATGGTTGTCAGCATTAGATTCATATTTTCCTTCTCATGATGTGATCAAATCTCTTAAGCCAATGAGCTGTGCCCGTTCATATTTTTCGGCTGCACGGTTGAATAATGATCTTTACGTATTTGGAGGTGGTTCAGGTCAAGACGGTTCTGAGTGGTATGACACAG TTGAGTCATACAGCCTAGCAAATGATCAGTGGACCTCACGCCCTTCACTGAATCAGAAAAAGGGAAGTTTAGCTGGAGCTACTATAGATAACAAAATATTTGCCATTGGTGGGGGGAACAATGTGGAATGCTTTTCAAATGTTGAAATGCTTGATTTAGACATTGGAAGATGGATCACAACACGGTCAATGCTACAAAAG CGCTTCGCTGTTGGTGCAGTGGAACTGAACGGCGCTCTTTATGCTACTGGTGGTTATGATGGGAAGGATTACTTGAT GTCTGCTGAAAGATTTGACCCTAGAGAACACTCTTGGACCAAAATTGCGAGTATGAAGACAAAGAGGGGCAGCCATTCCCTGGTGGTTTTGAATGAAAagtt ATATGCTCTTGGTGGATTTGATGGAAGTAGAATGGTTTCAAGTGTTGAAATATTTGATCCCCGTCTTGGGTCATGGATGAGTGGGGAACCAATGAAAAATCCTAGGGGATATTTTGCTGCTGGTGTCATCAACGAATCTATCTTTGTAATGGGAGGGATTAAATTTGGCCAAAACATTCTTGAGACG GTTGAAACCTACAAGGATGGTCAGGATTGGCAGGAAACTCAGACAAGGTCCATTGGGAAAAGGTGCTTCCTGTCAGCTATTGTTctataa